From the Gordonia bronchialis DSM 43247 genome, one window contains:
- a CDS encoding UvrD-helicase domain-containing protein, producing the protein MTSSSVPSAVPSAGVPPTDPAITRLLDGLNPQQRAAVLHTGAPLLIVAGAGSGKTAVLTRRIAYLLAARDVSPGQVLAITFTNKAAAEMRERVIDLVGPRATYMWVSTFHSTCVRILRAQSGLLAGMNSNFSIYDADDSKRLLGMIIRDLELDPKKFSPRGVGVAISNFKNELVGPEQAVEAAASDEPAAQQIARIYAEYQRRLRAANAFDFDDLIGETVALLHAHPEVAEYYRRRFRHVLVDEYQDTNHAQYVLIRELVGEVPTAGGLEPSELCVVGDADQSIYAFRGATIRNIEEFERDFPNAETILLEQNYRSTQTILSAANAVIARNENRRDKRLWTDSGDGELIVGYVADSDRDESTFIAKEIESLTDYSIGGSSSHKYSDIAVFYRTNTGSRALEEVFVRHGIPYKVVGGTKFYERKEVRDVVAYLRVVANPDDAVSLRRILNTPRRGIGDRAEACVAVHSENTGRSFYESLIDAAAGKVAMLNTRAIKQIGGFVDLIEGLRTDFLTAFGAAGESDEDVAFIDATEEGADIGELVDAIVERTGYRGELEASNDPQDGARLDNLNELISVAQEFSRDAAELAEDEAADDDDPLESGRDTEGEPDPGSLAAFLERVSLVADADQLPDEGEGVVTMMTLHTAKGLEFPVVFVTGWEDGHFPHMRAMGDPAELSEERRLAYVGITRAKERLYLTRSITRASWGQPVSNPESRFLQEIPQHLLDWRRTEPRRTQSRFGGSSGGIFGRDGATSSGLRGRSSYSSDPSRGRNTFVNYEVGDRHNHPKYGLGKVVAKEGSGATERITIDYGGGTGRVTLLTAGGIPGEKL; encoded by the coding sequence ATGACTAGCTCTTCTGTGCCTTCCGCCGTGCCCTCTGCCGGGGTCCCGCCGACCGACCCGGCGATCACCCGCCTGCTCGATGGTCTCAACCCCCAGCAGCGTGCCGCGGTGCTGCACACCGGGGCGCCGCTACTCATCGTCGCGGGCGCCGGATCGGGTAAGACCGCGGTGCTCACGCGCCGCATCGCCTACCTGCTGGCGGCGCGTGACGTGTCCCCCGGGCAGGTCCTGGCGATCACCTTCACCAACAAGGCAGCCGCGGAGATGCGCGAGCGGGTGATCGATCTCGTCGGGCCCCGGGCCACCTACATGTGGGTGTCCACCTTCCACTCGACCTGTGTGCGCATCCTGCGCGCGCAGTCGGGCTTGCTGGCCGGGATGAACTCGAACTTCTCCATCTACGACGCCGACGACTCCAAACGACTGCTCGGCATGATCATCCGGGACCTCGAACTCGACCCCAAGAAGTTCAGTCCGCGCGGGGTGGGCGTGGCGATCTCGAACTTCAAGAACGAGCTCGTCGGACCCGAGCAGGCCGTCGAGGCCGCGGCGTCGGACGAGCCGGCGGCGCAGCAGATCGCGCGGATCTACGCCGAGTACCAGCGTCGGCTACGGGCGGCCAACGCCTTCGACTTCGACGATCTGATCGGCGAGACCGTCGCGCTGCTGCACGCTCACCCCGAGGTCGCCGAGTACTACCGGCGGCGCTTCCGGCACGTGCTGGTCGACGAGTATCAGGACACCAACCACGCGCAGTACGTGCTCATCCGCGAACTCGTCGGCGAGGTCCCGACCGCTGGCGGCCTCGAGCCGTCGGAGTTGTGTGTGGTGGGTGACGCCGACCAGTCGATCTACGCCTTCCGGGGCGCCACCATCCGCAACATCGAAGAGTTCGAGCGCGACTTCCCCAACGCGGAAACCATTCTGCTGGAACAGAATTACCGATCCACCCAGACCATTCTATCGGCGGCCAACGCCGTCATCGCGCGCAACGAGAACCGCCGGGACAAGCGGTTGTGGACCGATTCCGGCGACGGCGAGCTGATCGTCGGCTACGTCGCCGATTCCGACCGCGACGAGTCGACCTTCATCGCCAAGGAGATCGAGAGCCTCACCGACTACTCGATCGGCGGGTCCTCGAGCCACAAGTACTCCGACATCGCGGTGTTCTACCGGACCAACACCGGTTCACGAGCCCTCGAAGAGGTCTTTGTGCGGCACGGCATACCGTACAAGGTGGTCGGCGGTACCAAATTCTATGAGCGCAAAGAGGTTCGGGATGTGGTGGCCTACCTGCGGGTGGTGGCCAACCCCGACGACGCGGTGAGTCTGCGCCGCATCCTCAACACGCCGCGACGCGGTATCGGGGACCGGGCCGAGGCGTGTGTCGCGGTCCATTCGGAGAACACCGGACGCAGCTTCTACGAGTCGCTGATCGACGCCGCGGCGGGTAAGGTCGCGATGCTCAACACCCGCGCGATCAAACAGATCGGCGGCTTCGTGGATCTGATCGAGGGATTGCGCACCGACTTCCTCACCGCCTTCGGTGCGGCGGGTGAGTCCGACGAGGACGTGGCGTTTATCGATGCCACCGAAGAGGGTGCCGACATCGGCGAACTGGTGGACGCCATCGTCGAGCGGACCGGTTATCGGGGCGAACTCGAGGCGTCCAACGACCCGCAGGATGGCGCACGCCTGGACAACCTGAACGAATTGATCTCGGTGGCACAGGAATTCAGCCGTGACGCCGCGGAGCTCGCCGAGGACGAAGCGGCCGACGACGACGATCCGCTCGAATCCGGCCGCGACACCGAGGGGGAACCCGACCCCGGGTCGTTGGCCGCATTCCTCGAACGTGTCTCGCTGGTCGCCGACGCTGATCAGCTTCCCGACGAGGGCGAGGGTGTGGTGACGATGATGACCCTGCACACCGCCAAGGGACTGGAGTTCCCGGTGGTCTTCGTAACCGGTTGGGAGGACGGGCATTTCCCGCACATGCGGGCCATGGGCGATCCGGCCGAACTCAGTGAGGAACGCCGGCTCGCCTACGTGGGGATCACTCGGGCCAAGGAGCGGCTGTATCTGACCCGCTCCATCACCCGGGCCTCGTGGGGGCAGCCGGTGTCGAATCCGGAATCGCGCTTCCTACAAGAGATTCCGCAGCATCTGCTGGATTGGCGGCGGACCGAGCCGCGGCGGACCCAGAGCCGGTTCGGTGGTTCGTCGGGCGGGATCTTCGGACGCGACGGCGCGACGTCGTCGGGTCTACGGGGCCGGTCGTCGTATTCGTCGGATCCGTCGCGGGGACGCAATACCTTCGTGAACTACGAGGTGGGGGACCGGCACAACCACCCCAAGTACGGACTCGGCAAGGTTGTCGCCAAGGAGGGAAGCGGCGCGACCGAGCGGATCACCATCGACTACGGCGGCGGGACCGGGCGGGTCACCCTGCTGACCGCAGGCGGGATCCCGGGCGAGAAGCTCTAG
- a CDS encoding M23 family metallopeptidase, whose translation MDDLAASSPHGSARTRSGNTLTRPGADDFAAEEMTMIIPIDELEGTAEDRTDGIDHTDDHYWTPATWDRYYRPTRSEITQDILIPEHEFDEYSHDEPYDVDGARPDTYADTHVADDRGLLTATPAEDKPFRSNPAGSRVKRGGRHRISAPPTALRGGRAALIAMAAGATVAAVAQVSTADEPAGTGVSPAANVSDTAATVDLGPGVAVSAPTPDMNVFGDQLKVGAAHAADDARREAMARRPMYMPPVDFAAGNCSFTSLYAMRWGTMHGGIDLACPLGTPIHAITDGEVIAAEPASGYGHWVQIRAADGTVTMYGHMSSSGVLVRKGQHVTAGDVIALVGNEGFSTGPHVHVEVWKDGHTKIDPAPWLAKKGIRLPNYGG comes from the coding sequence GTGGACGATTTGGCGGCAAGCTCTCCGCACGGATCGGCCCGCACCCGGTCAGGAAACACACTCACCCGCCCGGGCGCCGACGATTTCGCCGCCGAGGAGATGACGATGATCATCCCTATCGACGAGCTCGAGGGCACCGCCGAGGATCGCACCGACGGCATCGACCACACCGACGACCACTACTGGACCCCCGCCACCTGGGACCGCTACTACCGCCCGACCCGCTCGGAGATCACCCAGGACATCCTGATCCCCGAGCACGAGTTCGACGAGTACAGCCACGACGAGCCCTATGACGTCGACGGCGCGCGCCCAGACACTTACGCCGATACCCATGTCGCCGACGATCGCGGACTACTGACCGCCACGCCGGCCGAGGACAAGCCGTTCCGCAGCAACCCGGCCGGTTCGCGGGTCAAGCGTGGCGGCCGCCATCGCATCTCCGCTCCGCCGACCGCCCTGCGTGGTGGTCGCGCCGCACTCATCGCCATGGCTGCCGGGGCAACCGTCGCCGCCGTCGCTCAGGTGAGCACCGCTGACGAGCCGGCCGGCACCGGGGTATCGCCGGCCGCCAACGTCTCCGATACCGCCGCCACCGTCGATCTGGGCCCCGGCGTCGCCGTGTCTGCGCCCACTCCGGACATGAATGTCTTCGGCGATCAGCTCAAGGTCGGCGCCGCCCATGCCGCCGACGACGCCCGCCGAGAGGCGATGGCACGCCGGCCGATGTACATGCCGCCCGTCGACTTCGCGGCAGGCAACTGCAGCTTCACCTCGCTCTACGCGATGCGCTGGGGCACCATGCACGGCGGCATCGACCTCGCCTGCCCGCTCGGCACCCCGATCCACGCCATCACCGACGGCGAGGTCATCGCTGCGGAACCGGCCAGCGGCTACGGCCACTGGGTCCAGATCCGTGCCGCCGACGGCACTGTCACGATGTACGGCCACATGTCGTCCTCGGGTGTCCTCGTCCGCAAGGGTCAGCATGTGACGGCCGGCGACGTGATCGCCCTGGTCGGCAACGAGGGCTTCTCGACCGGACCGCACGTACACGTGGAGGTCTGGAAGGACGGCCACACCAAGATCGATCCCGCCCCCTGGCTGGCCAAGAAGGGCATTCGGCTGCCCAACTACGGGGGCTGA
- the sucC gene encoding ADP-forming succinate--CoA ligase subunit beta, which translates to MDLFEYQAKELFAKHGVPTTPGRVTDDAADARAIAEEIGKPVMIKAQVKVGGRGKAGGVKYAATPDDAQSHAENILGLDIKGHVVKKLLVAEASDIAEEYYISFLLDRANRTYLAMCSVEGGMEIEEVAATKPERLAKVPVDAVKGVDEATARSIAEQGHLPAEVLDAAAVTIAKLWEVFVAEDATLVEVNPLVRTPDDQILALDGKVTLDENADFRHPDHDEFADKDATDPLELKAKENDLNYVKLDGQVGIIGNGAGLVMSTLDVVAYAGEAHGGVKPANFLDIGGGASAEVMAAGLDVILGDEQVKSVFVNVFGGITACDAVANGIVGALNKLGDEANKPLVVRLDGNKVEEGRKILADANHPLVTLAETMDSGADKAAELASK; encoded by the coding sequence ATGGATCTCTTCGAATACCAGGCGAAGGAACTGTTCGCCAAGCATGGGGTTCCCACCACACCCGGGCGGGTGACCGATGATGCCGCCGATGCGCGGGCGATCGCCGAGGAAATCGGCAAGCCTGTGATGATCAAGGCGCAGGTCAAGGTCGGCGGGCGTGGCAAGGCCGGTGGCGTGAAGTACGCCGCAACCCCTGATGACGCACAGTCGCACGCCGAGAACATCCTGGGCCTTGACATCAAGGGCCACGTCGTCAAGAAGCTGCTGGTCGCCGAGGCCAGTGACATCGCGGAGGAGTACTACATCTCCTTCCTGCTCGATCGTGCGAACCGCACCTACCTGGCCATGTGCTCGGTCGAGGGCGGCATGGAGATCGAAGAGGTCGCCGCGACCAAGCCCGAGCGTCTGGCCAAGGTGCCGGTCGACGCCGTCAAGGGTGTCGACGAGGCCACCGCCCGCTCGATCGCCGAGCAGGGCCACCTGCCCGCCGAGGTGCTCGACGCCGCAGCGGTGACCATCGCCAAGCTGTGGGAAGTCTTCGTCGCCGAAGACGCGACCCTGGTGGAGGTCAACCCGCTGGTCCGCACCCCCGACGATCAGATCCTGGCCCTCGACGGCAAGGTCACCCTCGACGAGAACGCCGACTTCCGGCATCCTGACCACGATGAGTTCGCGGACAAGGATGCGACCGATCCGCTGGAGCTGAAGGCCAAGGAGAACGACCTCAACTACGTCAAGCTCGACGGACAGGTCGGCATCATCGGCAACGGCGCGGGTCTGGTCATGTCGACCCTCGACGTCGTCGCCTACGCGGGAGAAGCCCACGGCGGCGTCAAGCCGGCCAACTTCCTCGACATCGGTGGCGGCGCCTCGGCCGAGGTCATGGCCGCGGGACTCGACGTCATCCTGGGCGACGAGCAGGTCAAGAGCGTCTTCGTGAACGTCTTCGGCGGCATCACCGCCTGTGACGCGGTGGCCAACGGCATCGTCGGCGCGCTCAACAAGCTCGGCGACGAGGCCAACAAGCCGCTCGTGGTGCGCCTCGACGGCAACAAGGTCGAGGAAGGCCGCAAGATCCTGGCCGACGCGAATCACCCGCTGGTGACGCTCGCCGAAACAATGGACTCCGGCGCCGACAAGGCCGCCGAGCTGGCGAGCAAGTGA
- the sucD gene encoding succinate--CoA ligase subunit alpha: MSIFLNKDNKIIVQGITGGEGTKHTALMLKAGSNIVGGVNARKAGTTVAHTAKDGSDVELPVFGSVAEAIKETGADTSIAFVPPKFAKDAIIEAIDAEIPLLVVITEGIPVQDTAYAWAYNLEKGGSEGPKTRIIGPNCPGIITPEESLVGITPANITGKGPIGLVSKSGTLTYQMMYELRDLGFSTAIGIGGDPVIGTTHIDAIEAFEKDPETKVIVMIGEIGGDAEERAADYVKANVSKPVVGYVAGFTAPEGKTMGHAGAIVSGSSGTAQAKKEALEAAGVKVGKTPSETAKLARELYESL, translated from the coding sequence ATGTCGATCTTTCTGAACAAAGACAACAAGATCATCGTGCAGGGCATCACCGGCGGTGAAGGAACCAAGCACACCGCCCTGATGCTCAAGGCCGGCTCCAACATCGTCGGCGGCGTCAACGCCCGCAAGGCCGGCACCACCGTGGCGCACACCGCCAAGGACGGCTCCGACGTCGAGCTGCCCGTCTTCGGCAGCGTGGCCGAGGCCATCAAGGAGACCGGCGCCGACACGTCGATCGCCTTCGTGCCGCCGAAGTTCGCCAAGGACGCCATCATCGAGGCCATCGACGCCGAGATCCCGCTGCTGGTGGTCATCACCGAGGGAATCCCGGTGCAGGACACCGCCTATGCGTGGGCCTACAACCTGGAAAAAGGTGGCAGTGAAGGTCCAAAAACCCGGATCATCGGCCCCAACTGCCCCGGCATCATCACCCCGGAGGAATCGCTGGTCGGCATCACCCCGGCCAACATCACCGGCAAGGGCCCGATCGGACTGGTCTCGAAGTCGGGCACGCTGACCTACCAGATGATGTACGAGCTGCGCGATCTCGGCTTCTCCACCGCCATCGGCATCGGCGGCGACCCGGTCATCGGCACCACCCACATCGACGCCATTGAGGCGTTCGAGAAGGACCCGGAGACCAAGGTCATCGTGATGATCGGCGAGATCGGCGGCGACGCCGAGGAGCGGGCAGCCGACTACGTCAAGGCCAACGTCTCCAAGCCGGTCGTCGGCTACGTTGCGGGATTCACTGCGCCCGAAGGCAAGACGATGGGCCACGCCGGTGCCATCGTGTCCGGCAGCTCGGGTACCGCGCAGGCCAAGAAGGAGGCCCTCGAGGCCGCCGGCGTCAAGGTCGGCAAGACGCCGTCGGAGACTGCCAAGCTGGCCCGGGAGCTCTACGAGTCGCTGTAA
- a CDS encoding protein kinase domain-containing protein — translation MTESTAIRQEMSAAEYLLVDGLAAIHLVGRTDGRTWMTSAAAQGKPSRTVLAERGPLPIADVVRIAQTVAVTLDTLHRNSVIHRDIGTHCIYLDHRSNPPRTTLAGLDNPRRMPTPTPDVTAPEPPLIVHNPSPEHLADKVLTPAADQFSLACTVFELLTGTGPFSRAGSIPGMIVATLQEQPGPLGHRRPDLSDQVERIIHRAPPEFWSIPP, via the coding sequence ATGACAGAATCTACGGCGATCCGTCAGGAGATGAGCGCCGCGGAGTATCTCCTCGTGGACGGTCTTGCGGCTATCCACCTGGTGGGACGGACCGACGGCCGAACGTGGATGACCTCGGCTGCCGCCCAGGGGAAGCCGTCGAGAACGGTGTTGGCCGAACGCGGTCCGCTGCCCATCGCAGACGTGGTCCGGATCGCGCAGACGGTTGCCGTCACACTCGACACGCTGCATCGGAACTCGGTCATTCACCGCGACATCGGGACACACTGCATCTATCTGGACCATCGCTCGAACCCACCACGGACAACACTTGCCGGCCTCGACAATCCACGTCGCATGCCGACACCCACCCCCGATGTGACCGCTCCCGAACCTCCCCTGATCGTGCACAATCCCTCACCTGAACACCTGGCCGACAAGGTACTGACACCCGCCGCAGATCAATTCAGTCTGGCGTGCACGGTGTTCGAACTGCTCACCGGCACAGGCCCGTTCTCCAGAGCCGGGTCGATCCCGGGCATGATTGTGGCGACCCTGCAGGAACAACCGGGACCGCTTGGTCACCGTCGGCCGGATCTGTCCGATCAGGTGGAGCGAATCATCCACCGCGCGCCCCCGGAGTTCTGGAGTATTCCACCGTGA